The segment TCTTGGCCGGGTCTTCCCACATTTCGCTGGCCACACTCGGACCGCGAACGATGATTTCGCCCTCCTCGCCAGGCGGCAGCAAGTCCTGCGCGCGACCGCCCGGCACGATGACACGCACCTCGGAGTTAAGCAGCGGCTTGCCGATGCTCTCGATCTTGTCCTCGCGTAGCAGGTCCTTGGCGAACATCATGGTGCCGCCGCACAGGCCGGTCTCAGTGGTGCCATAGATGTTGATGATGTTGGGCGCCACCAGGCTGCGGATTTTGCCGAGCGTGCCCAAGTCGATGACCTCCCCGGCGAAGCCTGCCAACTGCACGCTGGCAAAGTCCTCGGCCGACACGTCGGCGCGAAATAGCATGCGCCAGATGGTCGGCAGCAAAACGGCGATAGTGCACTGTTCCTGGCGCAGCATGTCGAGGTAGCCCTGCGGCGAGAACTGCGCCATGAACACCAGCTTGGCACCGACGTTTATCATCGGTAGCGCGCCATTCTGCCAGCCCATGAACGAGGTGCTGATCGGCACGATCTGCGCGCTGTGCGGTGTTGCCTGATAAATATAAACGCCACCCCGGGCGCCCTCCACCAGGCGGCGGTTGCGATGCACCACGCCCTTGGGAATGCCCGTGGTACCGGACGAAAGGCAGATCAGGGCGGTGTCGTCCTCGGAGACCGGGGGCGGTTCAAAATCCATCTCGTAGCCGGGCAGATCGTCCGGTATCACCGGGTCGCCGGTATTGCGAGCCAGGTCGGCCGGGGTGATCCCCGAGCGGGCCGTTACATAGCCAGTGACCCAGGGCGTTTGGGGCCGCAGTTCGGCCACGCGCTGCGCCAGCGTGGCTTCGTAAACGAGGATGCGGGGCGACAAGCGGGCTAGAGTTTTAGCCAGGATGGGCGTCGATTCGCGCACGTGCAGTGCCACCGGGATTGCCCCCAGCTCGAACGCCGCAAACAATGCCACCACATGGTTGGCGGACGGCAACATCATCAAGGCCACCCGGTCACCCTTGCGCACCCCCAGGCCGTGGTAGAGCTTGGCGGTGCGCCGCACCTTGTCCAGTAACTCGGCGTAGCTGTACCGAAAGGATTCGTCCACCACTGCCGTGTGGTCCGGAAAAAAAGCCACCGTCCGGTGCAGGATCCCCCGCACGCTGTAGCCGTGGTCGTTTGGCATTTCGTCTCTCCTGTTAAGGCATCGCCCGGTATTTTTTTGTTGGCGCCCGGCAAGGCCCAGCGCTCGGACCCGAATCGATGGCCGATGGTGTCACCGCAGTACGCTACCGGGCAATCCTATCGGCACCTGTTGCTGGCCACGGGGATAACATTCCGGCCTCGCGCGGGGTCGGATTGCCGGGCAACCAACCAAGAAAGCACGCACTGAACGGAGTAAAGATGCCATGCCACGTGACACCATCCGCGGCAAGGTCGCCGTTGTCGGCATCGGCGAGACGGCCTATTACAAGCGGGGCCAGTCGCCGCACTCGGAATTCAAGCTGTGCCTGGATGCGATCCGTGCGGCTGCCCGCGACGCCGGAGTGGACGTCCGCGACATAGACGGCTTCAGCTCCTACAGCGACGATCGCAACGACGCCATGCGTATCTCCAGCGTGCTGGATCTGAAGGAACTGAACTACTGCGTCATGCAGTGGGGTGGGGGTGGGGGTGGCGTGATGGGCGCCATCGCCAACGGCGCCGCCGGCATCCTGGCCGGTTACTGCGACACGGTGGTGGTGCATCGGGCGTTGGCGCAGGGACAGTTCGGCCGCTTTGGCCAGGCCATGGCCATGCCGGTCGCGCCTGGCGAATGGGGCCATGTCATGCCCTACGGCGTACTTTCGGCGGCCCAGCTGTTTGGCATGCGCATTACCCGCTTCATGCACGAGCACGGAGTCCAGCAGTCGGCCTTGCGCGCGATTGCGCTGGCCTGCTACCAACACGCGCAGAACAACCCGCGTGCCGTCATGCATGGCAAGCCGTTGACGGCAGACCTGTACGACCAGTCCCGCTATATCACCGAGCCACTGCACCTGTACGACTGCTGTCAGGAGAACGACGGCGCCGCGGCATTGATCCTGGTCGCCGCCGAGCGGGCCCGCGAGTTCACTGACAAACCGGTCTACATCCTGGGCGCCGCGACCGGCTCCGCGCCCGCCCAGGGCGCCACGGCCGGCGGCATCAGTTATCACAACGCTCCTGACTACGCGACCGCCAACTTCAAGACCCTGGCCCCGCGCGCCTACCGCATGGCCGGCATCGAACCGAACGACGTTGACGTGGTTCAGGCCTACGAGAATTTCAGCGGCGGCACGCTCATGGCTCTGGTCGAGCACGGCCTGTGCGAGCCGGACGCGATCAACCATTTCTTTGTGCCGGAGAATCTGACCGCGCCGCACGGCAAGCTGCCACTGAACACCAGCGGTGGCAACCTCGCTGAGTGTTATATGCACGGCTTGGAACTGGCGATTGAGGGAGTACGGCAACTGCGTGGCGAGTCTTGCAACCAGGTCCAGAACGCCAGGATCGCACTGTGTATCGGTGGCCCACTGGTCGCGCCAGCCAGCACCATCATTTTTGGAACCGATGCGGGGACTAACCCATGACCGACGACACCTACCTGCCTCGCGGCTTGCCGGATCCGGTCCCCTCTCCGGAGGGTCTGGGTACCGAATACTGGGCCGCCACGCGCAACCACAAACTGGTGGTCCAGCGCTGCCAGGACTGCCGCACCTGGCAGTGGGGACCGGAGATCATCTGTCGCAGCTGCGGCGGCGAAAAACTGGGCTACGAACAGGTCTCGGGGAAGGGCACCATCTTCAGCTGGCAACGCGCCTGGCATCCAGTGCATGCTTCCCTCAAGGACGCCATGCCGTATATCGTCGTCCTGGTGGAACTTGCTGACGCCGGCAAGGTACGCATGATCGGCAACCTGCTCGGCGATCGCGAGCAGCCCGTGCAGATCGGTGTTTCGGTCGAGGCCGTATTCGAAGACCACCCAGGCGACCACCCGTTCACCTTGGTGCAGTGGCGCAAAACCTAGGCCGAAATAGCCCTCGCGGGCGAGTGTTAGCCGACCTGACGAGCCGGTCGAAGCCTCTGTGACCCGCCTATTTTCTGTCGAGGAAACGCAGGTCCGGCGTGGCGTTGCCTTCCGGGCCCCACTCGGCGACGCGGTTTGGCGTGAACCAGGACACCAGCAGGCACTCGTCGTCCAGACAGGCCCCGGTGTGGGGCACCTGCGGGGGAATGATCAGCACCTGGCCTTTGGCAACATGGTGGGGCTTGCCCTCGATAATCATGTCCAGGCTGCCCTTGACGGCCAGCGCCACCTCTTCACCATGCACGTTGACCTTGCCAGGAAAATGCCCCCCGGCGGTGCGCACCATGCGGGTGACCGACACGGTCACGTCATCCCCATGCCAGTGCTTGAAATAGAGTTGCCCCGGCACGATTTCGGTCAGCTCCTTCGTCACGTCGTTAAGCTTGAACAACACGCGCACCGGCGCGCCCTGATCCCCCTCCAGCGACGGCGCGGGTGCAGCAGCCGGGCTGCCACTGCCGGGAAAATACGGCGCACCGTCCTCGGCCTGGTATTCCGGCCGCGGCGGCGTAACCACGCTCAGGATGACGTTCTGGCTGTCGCCAAAGTCGCCGGAATGCTTCACTCCGGATTTGATCAACATGACATCGCCCGAGCGCAGAACATAGCTGCGGCCGAACTCATCTACCATGGTGCCGCCCCCGGCCAGCTGCACCCCGACCTCTGTGCCGTGGCTGTGCATGGCAGGGCGGGCGGCGTCCGGGTTTCCCGGCTCAATGCGAAACAGCGCCACGCTAAGGTTGGTACCGAACCAGTGGCGCATATATACGGTGTCGGGCACGACCTCGGTGAGGGCTTGCGTATCCATGTCGAGCACGCGCACTTCCCCGGGGTGGGTGCGCGGATCGACCGCTGGCGCCGCATCAACGGCATAACACGGTAGCGCCGCTGCCAAGATGGCAGCACAAAAGGTCTTGCGCATGATCGTTTCTCCTGAGGTTTTCGAGAGCCGGCGCCTCGCGCCGCGGACGCACCCTTGACGCATTTTGACGTCATCATCATCGGTGGCGGCGCCTCCGGCTTGATGTGTGCCTTGGCCGCTGGCCAACGTGGGCGCCGGGTGCTGGTGCTCGATAGTAGCAACAAGGTCGGCAAGAAAATTCTGATGTCCGGCGGTGGGCGCTGCAATTTCACCAATCTGCATATCGAGCCTGCCTGTTTCCTGTCGGCCAATTCGCAGTTTTGTATTTCTGCACTGAATCGCTACACGCAATGGGACTTCATCGCGCTGGTGGAAAAGCACGGCATCGCCTTTCATGAACGCAAGCACGGCCAGCTTTTCTGTAACGATTCCTCGAAAGCCATCCTGGGCATGCTGATCAGCGAGTGTGAACGGGCGAATGTCACGATCTGTGTGCTATGTGAAACGGATAAGGTCGAGGTAATGAATACCTCCACTGGCAACAGCGGGGGACAGCGCAAGCGCTTCAAGCTGGCCACGAACAAAGGCGACTTCACGGCGGAGTCTTTGGTTATTGCCAGTGGCGGCCTTTCAATTCCGACCATGGGCGCCACCAGCTTTGCATACGACATCGCCCGGCAATTCGGCTTGAACGTACTGCCAACGCGCGCGGGATTGGTGCCGTTCATGTTTACCGAACCATTCAAGGCGGTGGCGAGCCGGTTATCTGGCGTAGCCATCGCGGTGGACCTGTGGAATGACCAACAATCTTTTCGTGAAAACGTGTTGTTTACGCACCGTGGCCTGAGCGGGCCAGCAGTCTTGCAGCTGTCGAACTATTGGCACCCGGGCGAAACCGTGTGCATGAACCTGTTTCCGGATGAGGACATGCCCACGTGGTTGAAAAAGCAGAAGAACAGACACCCGAGGTCACTACTACGCACACTACTGAGCGACCGCCTTACCCGGAGCCTGGCGCAGGAACTACAAGGGCTGCTGTGGCCGATGCACGCGGAAATGGCTATTGGCGAGATACCCGACCGCGTGCTGGAAACTGTGGGGACTCATTTGAATGGATGGTCGCTAAAACCTTCGGGCACGGAGGGTTATCGCACTGCTGAAGTGACCTTGGGCGGCGTGGACACGACTGCGTTTTCTTCCAAAACCATGGAGTGCAGGACCCAGACCGGGCTGTATTTTATTGGCGAAGCGATGGATGTCACCGGCTGGCTGGGTGGCTACAATTTTCAGTGGGCCTGGTCGTCGGGATATACCGCTGGCCAGTTCGTTTGAACAGCATTGCCCCCAGCGACCCGCATTCACCCGGAACCTTCCGACTCATTAATAGAGGGCAAAATGATCAATAACGATGTACTACGCAGCCTGCGCTACACGCTGAGCTTGAACGAGGCCCGGGTCGCCGACATCATCAAGCTGGCAGATTACGATGTCTCAGGCGACCAGATAGCCGCGTTTCTGGAAAGAGAGGGCGAGGCCAATTACCGGGAATGCAGCGATGAGGTGTTGGTGCATTTTCTCGACGGGCTGATTATTCACCGGCGAGGGAAGAGCGAAAAACCACGCTCGCAGCCCGATATAACGAATGTCACCAATAACGTTATCCTGAAAAAGTTACGCTTGG is part of the Immundisolibacter sp. genome and harbors:
- a CDS encoding acetyl-CoA acetyltransferase, yielding MPRDTIRGKVAVVGIGETAYYKRGQSPHSEFKLCLDAIRAAARDAGVDVRDIDGFSSYSDDRNDAMRISSVLDLKELNYCVMQWGGGGGGVMGAIANGAAGILAGYCDTVVVHRALAQGQFGRFGQAMAMPVAPGEWGHVMPYGVLSAAQLFGMRITRFMHEHGVQQSALRAIALACYQHAQNNPRAVMHGKPLTADLYDQSRYITEPLHLYDCCQENDGAAALILVAAERAREFTDKPVYILGAATGSAPAQGATAGGISYHNAPDYATANFKTLAPRAYRMAGIEPNDVDVVQAYENFSGGTLMALVEHGLCEPDAINHFFVPENLTAPHGKLPLNTSGGNLAECYMHGLELAIEGVRQLRGESCNQVQNARIALCIGGPLVAPASTIIFGTDAGTNP
- a CDS encoding NAD(P)/FAD-dependent oxidoreductase — its product is MTHFDVIIIGGGASGLMCALAAGQRGRRVLVLDSSNKVGKKILMSGGGRCNFTNLHIEPACFLSANSQFCISALNRYTQWDFIALVEKHGIAFHERKHGQLFCNDSSKAILGMLISECERANVTICVLCETDKVEVMNTSTGNSGGQRKRFKLATNKGDFTAESLVIASGGLSIPTMGATSFAYDIARQFGLNVLPTRAGLVPFMFTEPFKAVASRLSGVAIAVDLWNDQQSFRENVLFTHRGLSGPAVLQLSNYWHPGETVCMNLFPDEDMPTWLKKQKNRHPRSLLRTLLSDRLTRSLAQELQGLLWPMHAEMAIGEIPDRVLETVGTHLNGWSLKPSGTEGYRTAEVTLGGVDTTAFSSKTMECRTQTGLYFIGEAMDVTGWLGGYNFQWAWSSGYTAGQFV
- a CDS encoding DUF1456 family protein, which translates into the protein MINNDVLRSLRYTLSLNEARVADIIKLADYDVSGDQIAAFLEREGEANYRECSDEVLVHFLDGLIIHRRGKSEKPRSQPDITNVTNNVILKKLRLAFELKEEDMHQLMAMASFKVSKPELNALFRKEGHKNYRPCGDQFLRNFLKGLTLRIRG
- a CDS encoding cupin domain-containing protein, producing the protein MRKTFCAAILAAALPCYAVDAAPAVDPRTHPGEVRVLDMDTQALTEVVPDTVYMRHWFGTNLSVALFRIEPGNPDAARPAMHSHGTEVGVQLAGGGTMVDEFGRSYVLRSGDVMLIKSGVKHSGDFGDSQNVILSVVTPPRPEYQAEDGAPYFPGSGSPAAAPAPSLEGDQGAPVRVLFKLNDVTKELTEIVPGQLYFKHWHGDDVTVSVTRMVRTAGGHFPGKVNVHGEEVALAVKGSLDMIIEGKPHHVAKGQVLIIPPQVPHTGACLDDECLLVSWFTPNRVAEWGPEGNATPDLRFLDRK
- a CDS encoding Zn-ribbon domain-containing OB-fold protein; protein product: MTDDTYLPRGLPDPVPSPEGLGTEYWAATRNHKLVVQRCQDCRTWQWGPEIICRSCGGEKLGYEQVSGKGTIFSWQRAWHPVHASLKDAMPYIVVLVELADAGKVRMIGNLLGDREQPVQIGVSVEAVFEDHPGDHPFTLVQWRKT
- a CDS encoding class I adenylate-forming enzyme family protein translates to MPNDHGYSVRGILHRTVAFFPDHTAVVDESFRYSYAELLDKVRRTAKLYHGLGVRKGDRVALMMLPSANHVVALFAAFELGAIPVALHVRESTPILAKTLARLSPRILVYEATLAQRVAELRPQTPWVTGYVTARSGITPADLARNTGDPVIPDDLPGYEMDFEPPPVSEDDTALICLSSGTTGIPKGVVHRNRRLVEGARGGVYIYQATPHSAQIVPISTSFMGWQNGALPMINVGAKLVFMAQFSPQGYLDMLRQEQCTIAVLLPTIWRMLFRADVSAEDFASVQLAGFAGEVIDLGTLGKIRSLVAPNIINIYGTTETGLCGGTMMFAKDLLREDKIESIGKPLLNSEVRVIVPGGRAQDLLPPGEEGEIIVRGPSVASEMWEDPAKTREVFEGPWWHSGDLGVMDEEQFLYIRGRLDDMIISGGINIMPAPVEGAILSHPAVLEVAVVGMPDETWGQSVTAFVVTRESITEAVLDAYVQTTDLSAYQRPRRYQFMSELPKGPTGKISRRSLRALI